Proteins from one Hoplias malabaricus isolate fHopMal1 chromosome 2, fHopMal1.hap1, whole genome shotgun sequence genomic window:
- the LOC136676325 gene encoding uncharacterized protein: MDSYAVNYRVTMMRNTVEDDPNKYQPEIQPLTVPFRKKLRYFTVVAGKTLNSDVEFKKRLQEEVSCLEEVSSEGECDLILLFCPVASRAGTDIEAALVKLRGVSDSKPAVLVVLHHTFKQDTIPPDSWRSVTRKNTLTVDCLFHEDRGLLTCSNNHQALQHIKKLIKVEILKLEIDWEGIGNRFRRRAPTIPKLEIDWEGIGNRFRRRAPTPDAAHRPQTKATTSTEPSAESKDDILEKRMNEFKENMKEVEQMLEEEEKKHGNKSFTNLIPVPKLRLVLVGKTGSAVEHMILDREERSQAGASSESGQGWLAGREMTVVDTPEKLRDNKELMDSLRAQEPHAFLLVIPENQATEEARNMVEKMEEIFGERCWRKAMVLFVITGEGLLDDEGPFDIKDQEVQTLVEKCGNRSYILIENGDGGQVSELLESVDQMLGNRNSSEIWETPGWKDTALTNELCPLNQPRSGPVPTQREPGAALFLLTAVFPQSHADERPLSRSFALQGPVLLQPQRKLIRV; the protein is encoded by the exons ATGGACAGTTATGCTGTAAATTATCGAGTCACCATGATGCGCAACACAGTGGAAGATGATCCAAATAAATATCAACCAGAGATACAACCTCTGACTGTCCCCTTTC GGAAGAAACTGAGATACTTCACAGTTGTAGCTGGAAAAACTCTAAACTCTGACGTGGAGTTCAAGAAGCGTCTTCAGGAAGAAGTGTCCTGTTTGGAGGAGGTGTCCAGTGAGGGGGAGTGTGACCTGATTTTACTCTTCTGTCCTGTTGCTTCTCGTGCTGGAACTGACATTGAAGCAGCACTGGTCAAGCTCCGTGGTGTTTCAG ACTCCAAACCTGCCGTTCTGGTGGTTCTTcatcacacattcaaacaagaCACGATTCCTCCAGACAGCTGGAGATCTGTGACCAGAAAGAACACCCTAACTGTGGACTGTCTGTTCCATGAAGACAGAGGATTACTGACCTGTTCTAATAATCATCAGGCACTACAGCACATCAAGAAGCTGATTAAAGTGGAG attcttaAATTGGAAATAGATTGGGAAG GAATAGGAAATCGGTTCAGAAGAAGAGCTCCTACT ATTCCTAAATTGGAAATTGATTGGGAAG GAATAGGAAATCGGTTCAGAAGAAGAGCTCCTACT CCTGATGCTGCACACAGACCCCAGACAAAGGCAACCACATCGACTGAGCCATCAGCAGAGTCTAAAGATGATA TTTTAgaaaaacgaatgaatgaattcaaagAAAACATGAAGGAAGTGGAACAAATGCTtgaagaggaagagaagaaaCATGGAAATAAAA GTTTCACAAATTTGATTCCTGTGCCTAAACTGAGGTTAGTGCTGGTGGGCAAGACTGGGTCTGCAGTGGAACACATGATCCtggacagagaggagaggagccAGGCTGGAGCATCCAGTGAGAGTGGACAGGGGTGGCTGGCTGGGAGGGAGATGACTGTAGTGGACACTCCTGAAAAACTGAGAGATAATAAGGAGCTTATGGACAGTCTGAGAGCCCAAGAGCCTCATGCCTTCCTCTTGGTCATACCAGAGAACCAGGCTACAGAAGAGGCCAGAAACATGGTCGAGAAAATGGAGGAGATCTTTGGTGAGAGATGTTGGAGAAAGGCTATGGTCCTCTTCGTCATCACTGGTGAAGGCCTATTAGACGATGAAGGCCCATTTGACATTAAAGACCAGGAAGTCCAGACACTTGTGGAGAAATGTGGGAACAGGTCTTACATTCTCATTGAGAATGGAGATGGTGGTCAGgtctcagagctgctggagaGTGTTGACCAAATGTTAGGAAACAGGAACAGCAGTGAGATTTGGGAAACACCTGGATGGAAGGat ACAGCACTCACTAACGAGCTCTGTCCCTTAAACCAGCCCCGCTCTGGCCCTGTACCCACCCAGAGGGAGCCTGGTGCTGCACTGTTCCTCCTCACCGCTGTCTTTCCTCAGAGCCACGCAGATGAAAGGCCCTTATCTCGGTCCTTCGCCCTCCAGGGGCCCGTGTTGTTGCAGCCCCAGCGGAAGCTCATCCGTGTGTGA